In Mycteria americana isolate JAX WOST 10 ecotype Jacksonville Zoo and Gardens chromosome 3, USCA_MyAme_1.0, whole genome shotgun sequence, a single genomic region encodes these proteins:
- the HHIPL2 gene encoding HHIP-like protein 2 isoform X1, which translates to MLVGMRELPRTQNATQECSPYAAHLYDAENPRTPLRNLPGLCLDYCSEFHFNCRSAISLLTSDKHIQECRETNKMCFCNLLHLHDEDYCFPNVLKNTALNHNLGSVVEDRKGCLQLCLTEVANGLRNPVLMVHANDHTHRMFVAEQVGVIWVYLPDGSRLEEPFLDIKNTVLATPWIGDERGFLGMAFHPKYKYNRKFYIYYSYMDKNRVEKIRISEFKVLASDVNKADPLSERNLLELEEPAANHNGGQLLFGVDGYMYLFTGDGGKAGDPFGKFGNAQNKSTLLGKVLRIDVDGKSPNGKPYRIPPDNPFVSDPKARPEVYAYGVRNMWRCAVDRGNPVTKKGRGRIFCGDVGQNRFEEIDIVVKGGNYGWRAKEGFECYDTKLCHNSSLGDVLPIFAYGRNVGKSVTGGYVYRGCESPNLNGLYIFGDFMNGRLMALQEEEKTNKWKKRDICIGSTKACAFPGMISSYSKFITSFAEDEAGELYFMSTSYPSAYAPHGSLYKFVDPARRAPPGKCKYKPVPVKTQSKQIPFVPRAKTVLELLNESSTTKPLKKSSTLTAATSTVSSKQAKKTPSTKIKASTMKPAPSGKKRQKIKAEAKPHKPKQEEKVAHISRTKPAPPLPKKKSSHLTRTKKLLPKKAALAKKKLEKRKKESRFRSSF; encoded by the exons ATGTTAGTGGGAATGAGGGAGCTTCCCAGGACTCAAAATGCAACACAG GAATGTTCTCCCTATGCTGCACATCTCTATGATGCAGAAAACCCTCGGACACCTCTAAGAAACCTCCCAGGACTTTGTTTGGATTACTGCTCCGAGTTTCACTTCAACTGCCGCTCTGCCATCAGCCTGCTGACGAGCGATAAGCACATCCAAGAATGCCGCGAGACAAACAAGATGTGCTTTTGCAACCTCCTTCACCTACACGATGAGGACTACTGCTTCCCCAATGTGCTGAAGAACACAGCCCTCAACCACAACCTGGGCTCAGTGGTGGAGGACCGCAAaggctgcctccagctctgcctgacCGAGGTTGCCAATGGCCTGAGGAACCCGGTGCTCATGGTGCACGCAAATGACCATACCCACCGCATGTTCGTAGCTGAGCAGGTGGGCGTGATCTGGGTCTACCTACCTGATGGCAGCCGGCTGGAGGAGCCCTTTctggatattaaaaatacagtgctGGCTACACCATGGATAGGGGATGAGAGAGGCTTTCTGGGGATGGCTTTCCACCCCAAGTACAAGTACAATCGGAAGTTTTATATCTATTACTCATACATGGATAAGAACCGAGTGGAAAAGATCAGGATCAGTGAATTTAAAGTTTTGGCATCTGATGTCAACAAAGCTGATCCTCTCTCGGAAAG gaatctTCTGGAGCTTGAGGAACCAGCTGCAAATCATAACGGTGGGCAGCTGCTCTTTGGTGTGGATGGCTATATGTATCTGTTCACAGGGGATGGAGGGAAAGCTGGAGACCCTTTTGGAAAATTTGGGAATGCTCAGAACAA GAGTACTTTGTTGGGGAAAGTCTTGAGGATTGATGTGGATGGAAAAAGCCCTAATGGAAAGCCTTATCGCATCCCTCCTGATAATCCATTTGTGTCAGACCCCAAGGCCCGCCCTGAGGTTTATGCTTATGGGGTCAGGAATATGTGGCGCTGTGCAGTTGACAGAGGGAACCCTGtcacaaaaaagggaagagggaggataTTCTGTGGGGATGTCGGGCAGAACAGGTTTGAAGAAATCGACATTGTTGTTAAAGGAGGGAACTatggctggagagcaaaggagGGATTTGAATGCTACGACACAAAGCTTTGCCACAATTCCTCTTTGG GTGATGTTCTTCCAATATTTGCATATGGCCGCAATGTGGGGAAGTCAGTCACTGGAGGTTATGTATACAGAGGATGTGAATCGCCCAACTTGAATGGCCTCTACATTTTTGGTGATTTCATGAACGG TCGACTTATGGCTTTacaggaagaggagaagacaaaTAAGTGGAAGAAGCGAGATATCTGCATTGGTAGCACAAAAGCTTGTGCTTTCCCTGGAATGATCAGTTCTTATAGCAAATTCATCACGTCATTTGCTGAGGATGAAGCAG GTGAGCTGTATTTTATGTCTACTTCTTATCCCAGTGCCTATGCACCACATGGATCGCTCTATAAGTTTGTTGATCCTGCAAG gaGAGCTCCACCAGGGAAGTGTAAATACAAGCCTGTTCCAGTGAAAACACAGAGTAAACAGATACCATTTGTTCCACGTGCAA AGACTGTCCTTGAGCTGCTTAATGAATCTTCAACAACCAAGCCTCTGAAAAAATCTTCTACCCTCACTGCAGCCACCTCAACTGTTTCTTCTAAGCAAGCTAAAAAGACCCCATCCACCAAAATAAAAGCATCAACAATGAAACCAGCTCCATCTGgtaaaaagagacagaaaatcaaaGCTGAGGCTAAACCTCACAAGccaaagcaggaagagaaggttGCACACATTTCCAGAACTAAACCAGCACCACCTTTGCCAAAAAAGAAGAGCTCCCACCTAACCAGAACCAAGAAGCTTCTTCCAAAGAAAGCAGCACTAGCTAAGAAAAaactggagaagaggaagaaggagagtaGATTCAGAAGCAGCTTTTGA
- the HHIPL2 gene encoding HHIP-like protein 2 isoform X2 has translation MLVGMRELPRTQNATQECSPYAAHLYDAENPRTPLRNLPGLCLDYCSEFHFNCRSAISLLTSDKHIQECRETNKMCFCNLLHLHDEDYCFPNVLKNTALNHNLGSVVEDRKGCLQLCLTEVANGLRNPVLMVHANDHTHRMFVAEQVGVIWVYLPDGSRLEEPFLDIKNTVLATPWIGDERGFLGMAFHPKYKYNRKFYIYYSYMDKNRVEKIRISEFKVLASDVNKADPLSERNLLELEEPAANHNGGQLLFGVDGYMYLFTGDGGKAGDPFGKFGNAQNKSTLLGKVLRIDVDGKSPNGKPYRIPPDNPFVSDPKARPEVYAYGVRNMWRCAVDRGNPVTKKGRGRIFCGDVGQNRFEEIDIVVKGGNYGWRAKEGFECYDTKLCHNSSLGDVLPIFAYGRNVGKSVTGGYVYRGCESPNLNGLYIFGDFMNGRLMALQEEEKTNKWKKRDICIGSTKACAFPGMISSYSKFITSFAEDEAGELYFMSTSYPSAYAPHGSLYKFVDPARDCP, from the exons ATGTTAGTGGGAATGAGGGAGCTTCCCAGGACTCAAAATGCAACACAG GAATGTTCTCCCTATGCTGCACATCTCTATGATGCAGAAAACCCTCGGACACCTCTAAGAAACCTCCCAGGACTTTGTTTGGATTACTGCTCCGAGTTTCACTTCAACTGCCGCTCTGCCATCAGCCTGCTGACGAGCGATAAGCACATCCAAGAATGCCGCGAGACAAACAAGATGTGCTTTTGCAACCTCCTTCACCTACACGATGAGGACTACTGCTTCCCCAATGTGCTGAAGAACACAGCCCTCAACCACAACCTGGGCTCAGTGGTGGAGGACCGCAAaggctgcctccagctctgcctgacCGAGGTTGCCAATGGCCTGAGGAACCCGGTGCTCATGGTGCACGCAAATGACCATACCCACCGCATGTTCGTAGCTGAGCAGGTGGGCGTGATCTGGGTCTACCTACCTGATGGCAGCCGGCTGGAGGAGCCCTTTctggatattaaaaatacagtgctGGCTACACCATGGATAGGGGATGAGAGAGGCTTTCTGGGGATGGCTTTCCACCCCAAGTACAAGTACAATCGGAAGTTTTATATCTATTACTCATACATGGATAAGAACCGAGTGGAAAAGATCAGGATCAGTGAATTTAAAGTTTTGGCATCTGATGTCAACAAAGCTGATCCTCTCTCGGAAAG gaatctTCTGGAGCTTGAGGAACCAGCTGCAAATCATAACGGTGGGCAGCTGCTCTTTGGTGTGGATGGCTATATGTATCTGTTCACAGGGGATGGAGGGAAAGCTGGAGACCCTTTTGGAAAATTTGGGAATGCTCAGAACAA GAGTACTTTGTTGGGGAAAGTCTTGAGGATTGATGTGGATGGAAAAAGCCCTAATGGAAAGCCTTATCGCATCCCTCCTGATAATCCATTTGTGTCAGACCCCAAGGCCCGCCCTGAGGTTTATGCTTATGGGGTCAGGAATATGTGGCGCTGTGCAGTTGACAGAGGGAACCCTGtcacaaaaaagggaagagggaggataTTCTGTGGGGATGTCGGGCAGAACAGGTTTGAAGAAATCGACATTGTTGTTAAAGGAGGGAACTatggctggagagcaaaggagGGATTTGAATGCTACGACACAAAGCTTTGCCACAATTCCTCTTTGG GTGATGTTCTTCCAATATTTGCATATGGCCGCAATGTGGGGAAGTCAGTCACTGGAGGTTATGTATACAGAGGATGTGAATCGCCCAACTTGAATGGCCTCTACATTTTTGGTGATTTCATGAACGG TCGACTTATGGCTTTacaggaagaggagaagacaaaTAAGTGGAAGAAGCGAGATATCTGCATTGGTAGCACAAAAGCTTGTGCTTTCCCTGGAATGATCAGTTCTTATAGCAAATTCATCACGTCATTTGCTGAGGATGAAGCAG GTGAGCTGTATTTTATGTCTACTTCTTATCCCAGTGCCTATGCACCACATGGATCGCTCTATAAGTTTGTTGATCCTGCAAG AGACTGTCCTTGA